One part of the Haliotis asinina isolate JCU_RB_2024 chromosome 2, JCU_Hal_asi_v2, whole genome shotgun sequence genome encodes these proteins:
- the LOC137273984 gene encoding arylsulfatase B-like isoform X2 produces the protein MTGYYPYHTGLQHNAIHPLTPEYVPDNFTMLPQKLKELGYATHAVGKWHLGFCNWKYTPTMRGFDSFLGYYNGGEDYYTRVRDDGFDFRFNDTVARNYSGPYSAMTFTARAEEIIRTHDKTKPLYLYLPFQSVHAPLQVPQRFEDMYRNINTKQRRTYCGMVSALDEAIGNITQALRDSGLIDNLLLVFTTDNGGPTNAGANNLPLRGAKWTLWEGGTKGTAFVYSKTLFQKLNYTNTGMIHAVDWFPTLLHLAGGRPDPGLDGVNQWDMLSRNSPSNRTEFVYNIDDLKNNSAIRYGDLKLIYGKPGDYNDWYPLPKLDEDIQVDNKNWPLYQLYNITADPTERHDLATEFPDLLASMKQRLEAWRQSMVPAHNLHADPKGDPKNWGGIWSPGWC, from the exons ATGACTGGATATTACCCCTACCACACGGGGCTGCAG CATAACGCGATCCACCCCTTGACACCGGAGTATGTACCCGACAACTTTACTATGCTGCCACAGAAACTGAAGGAGCTCGGCTATGCGACACATGCAGTTGGCAA ATGGCATCTTGGGTTCTGTAACTGGAAATACACCCCTACAATGCGTGGCTTCGACTCGTTCCTCGGCTATTATAATGGTGGAGAGGACTACTACACTCGCGTCAGAG ATGACGGGTTTGACTTCCGGTTTAATGATACAGTGGCAAGAAATTACAGTGGGCCTTATTCCGCG atgacGTTTACTGCACGAGCTGAAGAAATCATCAGGACCCACGACAAGACCAAACCCCTGTACCTGTACCTACCTTTCCAATCTGTCCATGCCCCACTACAG GTTCCTCAACGATTTGAAGATATGTACAGGAACATCAATACGAAACAACGGAGGACATATTGTG GCATGGTATCGGCGCTGGATGAGGCGATCGGCAACATCACCCAGGCTCTGCGAGACAGCGGCCTCATAGACAACCTTCTCCTCGTCTTCACCACCGAC AACGGCGGTCCAACCAACGCTGGGGCGAACAATCTGCCTCTCCGGGGGGCCAAGTGGACACTGTGGGAAGGAGGGACCAAGGGGACGGCGTTCGTGTACAGTAAAACGCTGTTCCAGAAGTTGAACTACACTAACACAGG AATGATACACGCAGTTGACTGGTTCCCAACACTTCTCCACCTGGCTGGGGGTCGAccag ACCCTGGGTTGGATGGAGTGAACCAGTGGGACATGCTCAGTCGGAACTCACCCAGTAACAGGACAGAGTTTGTGTACAACATTGATGACCTCAAAAACAACTCAGCCATCAG ATATGGGGATCTGAAGCTGATATATGGCAAGCCCGGCGACTACAACGACTGGTACCCATTGCCGAAGTTGGACGAAGATATCCAAGTGGACAATAAGAACTGGCCTTTATACCAGCTGTATAACATTACAG CTGACCCGACTGAGCGCCATGACCTGGCGACCGAATTCCCCGACCTCTTGGCTTCCATGAAACAGAGACTGGAAGCTTGGAGACAGTCCATGGTTCCGGCGCACAACCTCCATGCAGATCCCAAGGGTGATCCCAAGAACTGGGGTGGAATCTGGTCTCCCGGATGGTGTTAG
- the LOC137273984 gene encoding arylsulfatase B-like isoform X1, giving the protein MERLVASLAVVWSLWVVPTASGVQPPHIVFIVADDLGWNDVGFHNPEMITPNIDSLARQGVILNSSYVQPVCSPSRNCFMTGYYPYHTGLQHNAIHPLTPEYVPDNFTMLPQKLKELGYATHAVGKWHLGFCNWKYTPTMRGFDSFLGYYNGGEDYYTRVRDDGFDFRFNDTVARNYSGPYSAMTFTARAEEIIRTHDKTKPLYLYLPFQSVHAPLQVPQRFEDMYRNINTKQRRTYCGMVSALDEAIGNITQALRDSGLIDNLLLVFTTDNGGPTNAGANNLPLRGAKWTLWEGGTKGTAFVYSKTLFQKLNYTNTGMIHAVDWFPTLLHLAGGRPDPGLDGVNQWDMLSRNSPSNRTEFVYNIDDLKNNSAIRYGDLKLIYGKPGDYNDWYPLPKLDEDIQVDNKNWPLYQLYNITADPTERHDLATEFPDLLASMKQRLEAWRQSMVPAHNLHADPKGDPKNWGGIWSPGWC; this is encoded by the exons ATGGAAAGGTTGGTAGCATCGCTGGCGGTAGTGTGGAGTCTGTGGGTCGTCCCCACCGCCTCTGGTGTGCAGCCACCCCATATAGTGTTCATTGTGGCGGATGATCTGG GGTGGAACGATGTAGGATTTCACAACCCTGAGATGATTACTCCAAACATCGACAGTCTGGCCCGCCAGGGAGTGATACTGAACTCGTCCTACGTACAGCCCGTGTGTTCACC TTCCCGAAACTGCTTCATGACTGGATATTACCCCTACCACACGGGGCTGCAG CATAACGCGATCCACCCCTTGACACCGGAGTATGTACCCGACAACTTTACTATGCTGCCACAGAAACTGAAGGAGCTCGGCTATGCGACACATGCAGTTGGCAA ATGGCATCTTGGGTTCTGTAACTGGAAATACACCCCTACAATGCGTGGCTTCGACTCGTTCCTCGGCTATTATAATGGTGGAGAGGACTACTACACTCGCGTCAGAG ATGACGGGTTTGACTTCCGGTTTAATGATACAGTGGCAAGAAATTACAGTGGGCCTTATTCCGCG atgacGTTTACTGCACGAGCTGAAGAAATCATCAGGACCCACGACAAGACCAAACCCCTGTACCTGTACCTACCTTTCCAATCTGTCCATGCCCCACTACAG GTTCCTCAACGATTTGAAGATATGTACAGGAACATCAATACGAAACAACGGAGGACATATTGTG GCATGGTATCGGCGCTGGATGAGGCGATCGGCAACATCACCCAGGCTCTGCGAGACAGCGGCCTCATAGACAACCTTCTCCTCGTCTTCACCACCGAC AACGGCGGTCCAACCAACGCTGGGGCGAACAATCTGCCTCTCCGGGGGGCCAAGTGGACACTGTGGGAAGGAGGGACCAAGGGGACGGCGTTCGTGTACAGTAAAACGCTGTTCCAGAAGTTGAACTACACTAACACAGG AATGATACACGCAGTTGACTGGTTCCCAACACTTCTCCACCTGGCTGGGGGTCGAccag ACCCTGGGTTGGATGGAGTGAACCAGTGGGACATGCTCAGTCGGAACTCACCCAGTAACAGGACAGAGTTTGTGTACAACATTGATGACCTCAAAAACAACTCAGCCATCAG ATATGGGGATCTGAAGCTGATATATGGCAAGCCCGGCGACTACAACGACTGGTACCCATTGCCGAAGTTGGACGAAGATATCCAAGTGGACAATAAGAACTGGCCTTTATACCAGCTGTATAACATTACAG CTGACCCGACTGAGCGCCATGACCTGGCGACCGAATTCCCCGACCTCTTGGCTTCCATGAAACAGAGACTGGAAGCTTGGAGACAGTCCATGGTTCCGGCGCACAACCTCCATGCAGATCCCAAGGGTGATCCCAAGAACTGGGGTGGAATCTGGTCTCCCGGATGGTGTTAG